A region from the Burkholderiales bacterium genome encodes:
- the dapE gene encoding succinyl-diaminopimelate desuccinylase, whose amino-acid sequence MNSTLELVKALLARRSLTPDDAGCQEILIERLKRAGFRVGKMRYGSVDNFWARRGESRPAICFAGHTDVVPAGPLEQWMSDPFTPTVRDGMLFGRGAADMKTSLAAFVTAIEAFVAEHPKHKGSITLLVTSDEEGMAVNGTAKVVEALKARGEVLDYCIVGEPTSINKLGDMIKNGRRGSLSGTLLVKGVQGHVAYPHLAKNPIHLAGPVIAELVQTVWDKGNECFPLTTWQISNIHGGTGALNVIPGAVEIKFNCRFSTASTVESLKSRIHAILDRHQLEYDLEWTLSATPYLTTKGKLVETVSGAIQSVTGIVPELSTTGGTSDGRFIAEICPQVVEFGPLNASIHKLNECVAIPDIERLGQIYRQILINLLGNL is encoded by the coding sequence GTGAATAGCACGCTGGAACTGGTCAAGGCGCTGCTCGCCCGCCGCTCGCTCACACCCGATGATGCCGGCTGCCAGGAGATTTTGATCGAGCGCCTAAAGCGCGCGGGCTTTCGCGTGGGAAAAATGCGTTATGGTTCGGTAGATAATTTTTGGGCGCGGCGCGGTGAATCGCGGCCGGCCATCTGCTTTGCCGGCCACACCGATGTAGTGCCCGCCGGCCCGCTGGAGCAATGGATGAGCGATCCGTTCACGCCCACCGTGCGCGACGGCATGCTGTTTGGGCGCGGCGCCGCCGACATGAAGACCTCGCTCGCCGCCTTTGTCACCGCCATTGAAGCGTTTGTGGCCGAACACCCCAAGCACAAAGGTTCGATTACGTTGCTGGTCACCTCGGACGAAGAAGGCATGGCTGTCAATGGCACCGCCAAAGTCGTCGAAGCACTGAAGGCCCGCGGCGAAGTTCTTGACTACTGCATCGTCGGCGAACCGACTTCGATCAACAAACTGGGCGACATGATCAAGAACGGCCGCCGCGGCTCCCTCTCCGGCACGCTGCTGGTAAAAGGCGTACAGGGGCATGTCGCTTACCCGCACCTAGCCAAAAACCCGATCCATCTCGCCGGGCCCGTCATCGCCGAACTGGTGCAAACCGTCTGGGATAAAGGCAATGAATGCTTCCCGCTGACGACCTGGCAAATCTCAAATATCCATGGCGGCACCGGAGCGCTCAATGTCATTCCCGGCGCAGTGGAAATCAAGTTCAATTGCCGTTTTTCCACTGCCAGCACGGTTGAATCGCTGAAATCCCGTATTCACGCAATACTCGACCGCCACCAACTTGAGTACGACTTGGAATGGACGTTGTCGGCTACGCCGTATCTGACCACCAAAGGCAAGCTGGTCGAGACTGTAAGTGGCGCCATTCAGTCTGTTACCGGCATTGTGCCGGAACTTTCCACTACTGGTGGCACCTCCGATGGCCGATTTATCGCCGAAATCTGCCCGCAAGTGGTGGAATTCGGACCCCTCAATGCAAGCATCCATAAACTCAATGAGTGTGTGGCCATTCCCGATATTGAGCGTCTCGGTCAGATCTACCGGCAAATCCTGATTAACCTGCTAGGGAACCTCTGA
- a CDS encoding PilT/PilU family type 4a pilus ATPase: MQLSQVFKLMAEKQASDAFFSSGSPLHIKINGTTVPVNPSPLDSELIKKIAYELMTETQIREFESTLEMNFAHAVPDLGNFRINLFRQRGHPAMVIRYVKENIPAIEDLGMPVFLKDLIMEKRGFVLIVGATGSGKSSTLASMLDYRNANKPGHILTIEEPIEFVFKHKKCIVNQREVGMDTKSFSNALVNAMREAPDVLMIGEIRDKETLQHTLIYAQTGHLCLSTLHANTTYHALNRIVNFFPHESRSSLLLDLSISLRCVLSQRLVKSVDGKLLPAVEVLLNTARIAELIQKGEFDQIKEAMDQSLYPGSQSFEQALFRMFRAGKISKDEALLNCDSPTNMLWMINNAAQVKDQPNVTLFDIMLGEPVKKESEDFTLSLEMLNKLKS, from the coding sequence GTGCAACTTTCCCAGGTCTTCAAGCTGATGGCAGAGAAACAGGCTTCGGACGCCTTTTTCTCAAGCGGCTCGCCCCTCCATATTAAAATCAACGGCACCACGGTACCGGTTAATCCCTCGCCGCTGGATTCTGAGCTCATCAAGAAAATTGCTTACGAATTGATGACGGAAACGCAAATTCGCGAGTTCGAATCCACCCTGGAAATGAATTTCGCGCACGCCGTGCCTGACCTGGGCAATTTCCGCATTAACCTCTTCCGTCAGCGCGGACATCCCGCGATGGTGATCCGTTACGTCAAGGAAAACATTCCCGCCATTGAAGATCTCGGTATGCCGGTTTTCCTCAAGGATTTGATCATGGAAAAACGGGGGTTCGTGCTGATTGTCGGCGCCACCGGCTCCGGAAAGTCGTCAACGCTTGCCTCGATGCTGGATTACCGCAACGCCAACAAGCCGGGACATATTCTCACCATTGAAGAGCCGATCGAGTTTGTCTTCAAGCACAAAAAGTGCATCGTCAACCAGCGCGAAGTCGGCATGGATACCAAATCTTTCTCGAACGCTTTGGTAAACGCCATGCGCGAAGCGCCGGATGTCCTGATGATCGGCGAAATCCGCGACAAGGAAACCCTGCAGCATACGCTGATTTACGCCCAGACCGGCCACTTGTGCCTTTCCACATTGCACGCCAATACCACCTACCATGCGCTCAACCGCATCGTCAATTTCTTCCCGCACGAGTCGCGCTCGAGCCTGTTACTCGATCTTTCCATCAGCCTGCGCTGCGTGCTGTCGCAGCGCCTGGTAAAGAGCGTGGATGGAAAGCTTCTCCCTGCCGTCGAAGTGTTGCTTAATACTGCACGGATTGCCGAACTCATTCAAAAAGGCGAGTTTGACCAAATCAAGGAAGCCATGGACCAAAGCCTTTATCCCGGCTCGCAAAGTTTCGAGCAAGCCCTGTTCCGGATGTTTCGGGCCGGGAAGATCAGCAAAGACGAAGCCTTGCTCAATTGCGATTCGCCCACCAATATGCTGTGGATGATCAACAATGCCGCGCAAGTCAAAGATCAGCCCAACGTCACCCTATTCGATATAATGCTCGGCGAGCCTGTCAAAAAGGAAAGCGAAGATTTCACGCTGAGCCTGGAAATGCTCAACAAGCTGAAAAGCTGA